In Thermodesulforhabdaceae bacterium, the following proteins share a genomic window:
- a CDS encoding cysteine synthase: protein MGKNVFNNVLEAIGNTPLIKINRLNPNPNVTIYVKWEAKNPGGSIKDRAALSMIEDAERKGLLTKDKIIIEATSGNTGIGLAVVAAVKGYRLILAMPETASLERQKILRALGAELLLTPGNLGTDGAIEEVYRLVRENPDRYFMPDQFNNPANPEAHYLWTGPEIYEQTDGKVNVVVATLGTSGTAMGLARALKERNPAIEIVAVEPYMGHKIQGLKNMKESYVPGIYNPQCLDRIMHIGDDEAFEMARRLAREEGIFAGMSSGAAMAAAVRIAKERKEGIIVAIIPDGGDRYLSTNLFTVMIEPDFKFYDYLSRQKKQIVPVEEGKIRLFITGPPLDSPLNLKEARRLFVADLLVRFLQFKQFTVHPVIVLPDFDSRTITGSVNANVELPQYVKKKMEELADLFKRFSMDSSYHFVKMSDLEETMIEHVKTLIARKVAYEKLRSVYFDVSQAARYGELAHIDISRLYPGKTVDLSRYEKLSPQDFALFKRATLSELKRGVYMKTLWGSVIPTWHIAVATAAMGQSRSGSKPAVDIYLSSIEFLFPHLENVRAIVEALGAKDLTQVWLICEQCWTSRDCPAEEICEDTSLEQLIQEGYKPEEIRYFVLTTHYRKPLHASRKELDGAIKGFQRIRRFLARVHNAPINERKEAGSIADDLYAVEQGFISALADDLNIPQAMAEVFAFIRKVNPRLDTEGLQESDKTDLLAVFGKINQILGGIFSRDIEPLSEEEKRLIEEREKARRDGLWERADEIRNEILSRGIKLLDTPKGTIWERL from the coding sequence ACGTCAAATGGGAGGCGAAAAACCCTGGGGGGTCTATAAAGGATAGAGCGGCTCTTTCCATGATAGAAGATGCGGAGCGAAAAGGACTTCTTACAAAAGACAAAATCATAATTGAAGCCACAAGTGGAAATACCGGTATAGGGCTTGCTGTGGTTGCGGCGGTGAAAGGTTATCGTCTGATCCTTGCCATGCCGGAAACGGCAAGCCTCGAGAGGCAGAAAATCCTTAGAGCTCTCGGGGCAGAACTGCTACTTACTCCCGGAAACCTTGGAACCGACGGAGCCATAGAAGAGGTCTATCGCCTGGTCAGGGAAAACCCAGATAGATACTTTATGCCGGATCAGTTTAATAATCCCGCCAACCCCGAAGCTCATTATCTTTGGACAGGACCGGAAATTTACGAACAGACCGACGGCAAGGTCAACGTAGTCGTGGCAACTCTGGGAACATCCGGAACGGCCATGGGGCTTGCCAGAGCATTGAAAGAAAGAAACCCGGCAATTGAGATAGTTGCGGTTGAGCCTTACATGGGGCACAAGATCCAGGGACTTAAAAACATGAAGGAATCCTATGTGCCCGGCATATACAATCCGCAGTGTCTCGATCGAATTATGCACATTGGGGATGATGAAGCTTTTGAAATGGCCAGGCGGCTTGCAAGAGAAGAAGGCATCTTTGCCGGGATGAGTTCAGGGGCGGCAATGGCTGCTGCGGTAAGAATCGCAAAGGAGCGGAAAGAGGGAATCATAGTGGCTATCATCCCGGATGGAGGAGATCGCTACCTGAGCACCAATCTGTTTACGGTGATGATCGAACCTGATTTTAAATTCTACGATTACCTGTCTCGCCAGAAAAAACAAATTGTTCCGGTGGAGGAAGGAAAGATCAGATTGTTTATCACTGGACCGCCTCTGGATTCGCCGTTAAATCTCAAGGAAGCGCGGCGTCTCTTTGTGGCGGATTTGCTGGTGAGGTTCCTACAGTTTAAGCAGTTTACCGTGCATCCTGTTATTGTTCTTCCGGATTTTGACAGTCGCACCATTACGGGTTCTGTAAACGCAAACGTGGAACTTCCTCAGTATGTGAAAAAGAAGATGGAAGAACTGGCGGATCTTTTCAAGCGATTCTCAATGGACTCCAGCTACCATTTTGTAAAGATGTCCGATCTAGAAGAAACAATGATTGAACACGTAAAAACCCTTATAGCCCGAAAAGTAGCATATGAAAAACTCAGGTCGGTTTATTTTGATGTCTCTCAAGCCGCCCGCTATGGAGAACTGGCTCACATTGACATAAGCAGACTTTACCCCGGAAAAACGGTTGATCTCTCGCGATACGAAAAACTAAGCCCGCAGGATTTTGCTCTCTTCAAGAGAGCCACCCTTTCCGAATTGAAACGGGGAGTTTATATGAAAACCCTCTGGGGTAGTGTTATTCCAACCTGGCACATAGCTGTAGCCACAGCAGCAATGGGACAAAGCAGAAGCGGATCAAAGCCCGCCGTGGACATATATCTTAGCAGTATAGAATTTCTCTTTCCTCATCTTGAAAACGTCAGAGCCATAGTGGAAGCGCTGGGAGCAAAAGACCTCACTCAGGTATGGCTTATCTGCGAACAATGCTGGACTAGCAGAGACTGCCCAGCGGAAGAAATATGCGAAGACACTTCTCTGGAGCAACTCATCCAGGAAGGATACAAACCGGAAGAAATTCGATACTTCGTTCTTACAACCCACTACCGAAAGCCGCTTCATGCATCAAGAAAAGAGCTGGATGGAGCCATCAAGGGCTTCCAGCGCATCAGGCGCTTCCTTGCGCGAGTCCACAATGCGCCGATAAACGAAAGGAAAGAAGCCGGTTCTATCGCCGACGATCTCTATGCTGTTGAACAGGGATTCATCTCGGCGCTGGCGGACGATTTGAACATACCACAGGCAATGGCGGAAGTTTTTGCTTTCATTCGAAAGGTAAATCCCAGACTTGATACAGAAGGATTGCAGGAAAGCGACAAAACCGACCTGTTAGCCGTATTCGGAAAGATTAACCAGATCCTAGGTGGAATCTTTTCACGGGATATTGAACCGTTGAGCGAAGAAGAAAAAAGACTTATAGAAGAACGTGAAAAAGCACGCCGGGATGGTTTGTGGGAGCGAGCCGATGAAATAAGAAATGAGATTCTCTCAAGGGGGATTAAACTCTTGGACACGCCTAAAGGCACAATCTGGGAGAGACTATAA
- the yihA gene encoding ribosome biogenesis GTP-binding protein YihA/YsxC translates to MKALNRDPETAPIKIVSAEFFTSAFTVQQLPEESLPEIAFAGRSNVGKSSLINALLLRKKLVKTSNTPGRTQSINFFTINKAFYFVDLPGYGFAKVPKDVQAKWKYLIEGYLQNRKTLKGVVLIMDSRHPAMPNDVQLYHWLSAQCFAVIPVLTKVDKLSKNELEKSRRECARILTISPEDIVLFSATEKTGRQELWEKILRLTGNNMVDS, encoded by the coding sequence ATGAAAGCACTAAATCGTGATCCAGAAACAGCTCCTATCAAGATTGTGTCTGCAGAATTCTTTACTTCTGCTTTCACTGTTCAACAATTGCCAGAAGAGAGTCTTCCGGAGATAGCCTTTGCGGGAAGATCCAACGTGGGAAAGTCCTCTCTTATAAACGCTCTTCTTCTTAGAAAAAAACTTGTGAAGACAAGCAACACGCCGGGACGAACTCAGAGCATCAACTTTTTCACCATCAACAAAGCCTTTTACTTCGTGGACCTTCCAGGATATGGCTTCGCGAAGGTGCCAAAGGATGTTCAGGCAAAGTGGAAGTATCTTATTGAAGGATACTTGCAGAACAGAAAGACCCTGAAAGGCGTTGTTCTAATAATGGACAGCCGCCATCCTGCCATGCCCAACGACGTTCAACTCTATCACTGGCTGTCAGCTCAATGTTTTGCCGTAATTCCTGTGCTCACGAAGGTTGACAAGCTTTCAAAAAATGAACTGGAAAAGTCTCGTAGAGAATGCGCCCGAATTTTGACAATCTCCCCGGAAGACATTGTTCTTTTTTCTGCTACTGAGAAAACAGGAAGGCAGGAACTGTGGGAGAAGATACTTAGACTTACAGGCAACAACATGGTTGATAGCTGA
- the hisI gene encoding phosphoribosyl-AMP cyclohydrolase produces MSENRTVEPDFAKGGGLLPVIVQDVETGSVLMLAYMNEEAWKKTLETGKAHYWSRSRKKIWLKGETSGHTQDVVEILIDCDEDTILLKVHQRGGAACHTGYRSCFYRKIAGNQCVIVEPRIFDPEEVYKK; encoded by the coding sequence ATGAGCGAAAACAGAACAGTTGAGCCAGACTTTGCAAAAGGCGGTGGATTGCTTCCGGTTATCGTTCAGGATGTTGAAACCGGTTCCGTTCTCATGCTAGCTTACATGAATGAAGAAGCCTGGAAAAAGACGCTGGAAACTGGAAAGGCTCACTACTGGAGCCGCTCTCGAAAAAAAATCTGGCTAAAAGGTGAAACTTCAGGGCATACTCAGGATGTGGTTGAAATATTGATTGATTGCGACGAAGATACCATTCTACTTAAGGTGCACCAGCGGGGAGGTGCCGCCTGTCACACAGGTTACAGAAGCTGCTTTTACAGAAAGATAGCCGGAAACCAGTGTGTAATTGTAGAACCCCGCATATTTGATCCAGAGGAGGTTTATAAGAAGTGA
- a CDS encoding tetratricopeptide repeat protein, protein MKERVQSITTSWIQSNSLVRKGARRVAVLRNALPLLSIIVFALISCTPQHPPVQQPDKAQDGATHSLSPQTQRQAPRPPSPAPAPAERIEGPESATIPQRLSGSPEELKAMGQNYLAAGNIGMALRYLKAAEARRPKDPQLLYEIALAYQRRGFRDQTKEYLQKALAVQPDYAEASNALGAILAEEGRFEEARKAFEKALNNPYYETPQLAAYNLGSLFYRMGKYEEAKKYYQQAIELSPNYAAAHLELARTLEALGDNAKALDEYKEALQYDPDSVMANFGYGRLLYQHGDYVAAKYYLERVTKLAPDTPTAKAALDYLSNMETPGRTRKTIGR, encoded by the coding sequence ATGAAGGAAAGAGTGCAGAGCATAACCACATCCTGGATACAATCAAACAGTTTGGTAAGGAAGGGGGCACGGCGTGTCGCAGTTTTAAGAAATGCCCTGCCCTTGCTGTCAATCATTGTTTTTGCTCTCATCTCCTGCACTCCACAACACCCCCCTGTTCAGCAACCGGATAAAGCCCAGGACGGGGCAACTCACTCACTTTCTCCCCAAACTCAAAGACAGGCTCCCAGACCACCATCACCAGCACCAGCCCCTGCAGAAAGAATCGAAGGACCTGAATCCGCTACCATTCCGCAGCGTCTTTCCGGATCTCCTGAAGAACTCAAAGCCATGGGACAAAACTATCTTGCGGCGGGCAACATCGGAATGGCTTTGAGGTATCTCAAGGCGGCGGAAGCTCGTCGTCCCAAGGATCCTCAACTTCTTTACGAAATCGCTCTTGCCTACCAGAGGAGAGGCTTTAGAGATCAAACGAAGGAATACCTTCAGAAGGCTCTAGCCGTTCAACCTGACTATGCCGAAGCCAGTAACGCACTTGGAGCTATTCTCGCAGAAGAAGGCAGATTTGAAGAGGCTCGCAAAGCTTTCGAAAAGGCATTAAACAATCCCTATTATGAAACTCCCCAACTGGCGGCTTACAATCTTGGAAGCCTCTTTTATCGCATGGGTAAATATGAGGAAGCCAAAAAATATTATCAGCAAGCCATAGAACTTTCCCCAAACTATGCCGCCGCTCACCTTGAATTGGCAAGAACACTTGAAGCTCTTGGCGATAATGCGAAAGCCCTGGACGAATACAAGGAAGCTCTACAGTATGATCCTGACTCCGTTATGGCAAATTTCGGCTACGGAAGATTGCTTTACCAGCACGGGGACTACGTTGCTGCGAAGTATTACCTTGAACGAGTCACCAAACTAGCCCCAGACACGCCAACGGCTAAAGCTGCTCTTGATTACCTCAGCAATATGGAAACTCCAGGCAGAACAAGAAAAACAATCGGGAGATAG
- a CDS encoding pyridoxal phosphate-dependent aminotransferase: MVNEQIASIRPFIVMDVLERAQEIEREGHDVVHLEVGEPDFETPKAIKEAAIRALRNGETHYTHSLGIVELREAICDLYERTYGVKGLDPDQVVITSGTSPAFIVALALVLSRGDEIILSDPGYACYPNFARFISAVPRFVKVEENNGFQYDVDAVRSIINVKTKAIMVNSPSNPTGQITEPERLQAIADLGLWIFSDEIYHGLVYDGEKAHSALEYTDRCFVFNGFSKLYAMTGWRLGYVIVPKDFVKTTKCMVQNFFISANSVSQYAAYEALTNPEVALDVEKMVKTYDERRRFMVKRLKEIGFGVAREPKGAFYVFANASSFGQDAYRLAFEILENAHVGVTPGIDFGANGEGFLRFSYANSLERIDEGLRRIELYLHESTKS, translated from the coding sequence ATGGTCAACGAACAGATAGCCTCAATACGTCCCTTCATTGTTATGGATGTTCTGGAAAGAGCTCAGGAGATTGAACGGGAAGGACATGATGTAGTGCACCTGGAAGTGGGAGAACCTGATTTTGAAACACCTAAAGCAATAAAGGAAGCGGCAATTAGAGCACTTCGCAACGGGGAAACTCACTACACTCACAGTCTTGGTATTGTTGAACTTCGAGAAGCAATTTGCGATCTTTACGAACGGACCTACGGAGTAAAGGGACTTGATCCCGACCAGGTGGTTATCACATCTGGCACATCACCTGCGTTTATCGTGGCTCTTGCTCTCGTTTTATCGCGTGGGGACGAAATCATCTTGAGTGATCCCGGTTATGCCTGCTATCCGAACTTCGCTAGATTTATTAGTGCTGTGCCTCGCTTCGTGAAAGTGGAGGAAAACAACGGGTTTCAGTATGATGTGGACGCAGTAAGATCTATTATCAACGTCAAAACAAAAGCCATCATGGTAAACTCCCCTTCAAATCCTACAGGGCAAATTACCGAACCTGAGCGGTTGCAAGCAATAGCTGACCTGGGATTGTGGATCTTCAGCGATGAAATCTACCACGGGCTGGTTTACGACGGGGAAAAAGCCCATTCGGCACTTGAATATACTGATAGATGCTTTGTTTTTAACGGCTTCTCCAAGCTCTACGCTATGACGGGATGGAGACTTGGATACGTAATCGTGCCGAAAGATTTTGTAAAAACTACAAAGTGCATGGTGCAGAATTTTTTTATATCCGCCAACTCTGTATCTCAATACGCCGCCTATGAAGCTCTCACAAACCCGGAAGTGGCTCTAGACGTGGAAAAGATGGTTAAGACTTACGATGAACGAAGGCGCTTCATGGTTAAGCGCCTTAAAGAAATAGGTTTTGGTGTGGCAAGGGAACCCAAGGGCGCTTTTTATGTTTTTGCCAATGCTTCTTCTTTTGGGCAGGACGCCTACCGGCTGGCTTTTGAAATTCTCGAAAACGCTCACGTGGGCGTTACACCCGGCATTGATTTTGGCGCCAACGGGGAAGGATTTTTGCGCTTTAGTTATGCTAACTCATTGGAACGCATTGATGAAGGTTTAAGAAGGATAGAGCTATACCTGCATGAAAGCACTAAATCGTGA
- the rlmN gene encoding 23S rRNA (adenine(2503)-C(2))-methyltransferase RlmN produces the protein MNKVHLKDFTLSELEKWVQSIGERTFRARQIFHHLYVRHVNSWGQCTDLSRTFRIKLEQACIINTLSLTSRLVSSDGTEKFVFRLPDGHAVETVLIPDPPRFTLCVSSQVGCPLKCRFCYTGSLGFKRNLTAGEIVDQYVQVQQLIGSQRRITNIVFMGMGEPLLNEDAVYKALSILLDSHGVNLSHRRITVSTVGIVPAMERLGERFPVNLAISLHAPRNDLRTSIMPINSTYPLEKVLEACVRFPLPPRKRITFEYVLIEGVNDGSREARELIELLRPVRCKINLIPYNPHEGSPYRRPSDKAIAEFQSMLQNAHMTATVRESRGADIHAACGQLAGSLAKNESLAVETLKKDGGRA, from the coding sequence ATGAACAAAGTGCACTTAAAAGATTTTACTTTGAGCGAACTCGAAAAGTGGGTTCAGTCTATTGGTGAAAGGACTTTTAGAGCCAGACAGATATTTCATCATCTTTACGTCCGGCATGTTAATTCCTGGGGTCAGTGTACCGATTTAAGCAGAACTTTTCGGATCAAACTGGAACAGGCGTGCATTATAAATACTCTTTCTCTCACTTCACGTCTTGTCTCCTCGGATGGAACAGAAAAATTCGTCTTCCGCCTTCCTGATGGTCATGCAGTGGAAACCGTTCTGATTCCCGACCCGCCGCGGTTTACTCTGTGTGTTTCCTCTCAGGTAGGCTGTCCTTTGAAATGCCGCTTTTGCTACACAGGAAGCCTGGGATTCAAGAGAAATCTCACCGCTGGGGAAATCGTCGATCAATACGTTCAGGTGCAACAGCTAATTGGATCCCAGCGAAGAATCACAAACATTGTTTTCATGGGTATGGGAGAACCACTCCTTAACGAAGATGCGGTTTACAAAGCTTTATCGATTTTGCTTGATTCCCACGGTGTTAACTTATCCCACAGAAGAATAACAGTCTCGACAGTGGGAATCGTTCCCGCTATGGAAAGACTTGGAGAACGCTTCCCGGTAAACCTTGCAATAAGCCTACATGCACCCAGAAACGACCTCAGAACCTCTATAATGCCGATCAACTCAACTTATCCCTTAGAAAAAGTGCTAGAAGCCTGTGTGAGGTTTCCTCTTCCACCGAGAAAGCGAATCACCTTTGAATACGTCCTTATTGAAGGTGTAAACGACGGCTCGAGGGAAGCTCGAGAATTGATAGAACTTCTTCGCCCAGTCAGGTGCAAAATAAACCTCATACCCTACAACCCCCATGAAGGATCTCCCTACAGGAGACCGTCGGATAAGGCTATTGCTGAATTTCAGTCTATGTTGCAGAACGCTCACATGACTGCTACGGTGAGAGAAAGCAGAGGAGCGGACATTCACGCTGCCTGTGGTCAGCTTGCTGGATCACTTGCAAAGAATGAATCTCTAGCGGTGGAAACACTCAAAAAAGATGGTGGTCGAGCATAA
- the hisG gene encoding ATP phosphoribosyltransferase, translating into MKQLVLGIPKGSLQEATLRLFKNSGWNITISERSYFPEINDPEISCAICRAQEMSRYVENGTFDAGITGKDWILENNSDVVVVADLVYSKTSNKPTRWVVAVPFDSPIRDIKDLEGKKVATELLQFTKRYFAEAGINVNVEFSWGATEAKVIAGLCDAIVEVTETGSTMRANGLRIIKELMVSNPQLIANKKAWEDEWKRDKIQQIATLLQGALKADEFVGLKMNVPEKNVVQVMEILPSITSPTVSVLYNSDWFSVEVVVSKKVVRDLIPQLIKRGAEGIIEYPLNKVI; encoded by the coding sequence GTGAAGCAATTGGTTTTGGGAATACCCAAAGGAAGCCTTCAGGAAGCAACTTTACGGCTTTTCAAAAATTCGGGATGGAACATTACCATCTCTGAGCGGAGTTACTTTCCAGAGATTAACGATCCTGAGATTAGCTGTGCGATCTGTCGAGCTCAGGAAATGTCCCGCTATGTGGAAAATGGAACCTTTGACGCCGGGATTACCGGAAAAGACTGGATTCTGGAAAACAACTCCGATGTGGTGGTAGTAGCAGATCTTGTCTATTCCAAAACCTCCAACAAACCAACTCGATGGGTTGTTGCCGTGCCCTTCGATTCCCCCATAAGGGACATAAAGGACCTGGAAGGAAAGAAGGTTGCAACAGAACTTCTTCAGTTCACAAAAAGATATTTTGCGGAAGCAGGTATCAATGTGAATGTGGAATTTTCCTGGGGAGCAACAGAAGCTAAAGTCATAGCTGGGCTGTGCGATGCGATTGTGGAAGTGACTGAGACGGGAAGCACTATGAGAGCCAACGGATTACGGATAATTAAGGAACTCATGGTGTCAAACCCTCAACTCATTGCTAACAAAAAAGCCTGGGAAGACGAATGGAAGCGAGACAAGATCCAACAGATCGCTACTCTTCTTCAGGGAGCTCTTAAAGCTGATGAATTTGTCGGGCTCAAGATGAACGTTCCTGAAAAAAACGTCGTTCAGGTGATGGAAATACTGCCCAGCATTACATCTCCCACTGTGTCTGTGCTCTACAACAGCGACTGGTTTTCTGTGGAAGTGGTGGTTTCAAAAAAGGTAGTTCGAGACCTAATACCTCAGCTCATCAAAAGAGGTGCAGAGGGCATTATTGAATATCCTCTAAACAAAGTAATTTAG